Proteins encoded within one genomic window of Actinoplanes octamycinicus:
- a CDS encoding segregation and condensation protein A has protein sequence MLEEPAQPVSGDALQPDLEPTASDDAAIAVATEADPEKSAGAVEPGPPIAEAAEPGALGAEPGAPGAEADDGKFKVKLANFEGPFDLLLQLIGKHKLDVTEVALHQVTDEFIAYIRAMGDDWDLGEASEFLLIAATLLDLKAARLLPAAEVEDEEDLALLEARDLLFARLLQYKAYKEAAAHLAELETAGAKRWPRLVTLEPRYAEALPELVLGIGAQRLFKLALKQFTPKPGPPQVSIAHIHQVRVSVREHAELLRDRLRRAGVATFSLLVADCANTLEVVARFLALLELYRQNLIDFEQPVSLDELTVRWIGGDQEAAELTVDDYEGSPEKIGDKPDQSAGSGADDGGEADTGSEDSPAGSDDSPASELDVAAPASDLGEGDEAALEEKQQ, from the coding sequence GTGCTTGAAGAGCCTGCCCAGCCGGTGTCCGGCGACGCCCTCCAGCCGGACCTGGAGCCCACCGCATCCGATGATGCGGCGATCGCCGTGGCCACGGAGGCCGATCCCGAGAAGTCGGCCGGCGCGGTGGAGCCGGGACCGCCGATCGCGGAGGCGGCCGAGCCGGGAGCGCTGGGGGCCGAGCCGGGAGCGCCGGGGGCCGAGGCCGACGACGGGAAGTTCAAGGTCAAGCTGGCCAACTTCGAGGGGCCCTTCGACCTGCTGCTCCAGCTGATCGGCAAGCACAAGCTGGACGTCACCGAGGTCGCGCTGCACCAGGTGACCGACGAGTTCATCGCCTACATCCGGGCCATGGGCGACGACTGGGATCTCGGCGAGGCGAGCGAGTTCCTGCTGATCGCCGCGACCCTGCTCGATCTGAAGGCGGCCCGGCTGCTGCCCGCCGCCGAGGTCGAGGACGAGGAGGACCTGGCCCTGCTGGAGGCGCGCGACCTGCTCTTCGCCCGGCTGCTGCAGTACAAGGCCTACAAGGAGGCCGCCGCCCACCTGGCCGAGCTGGAGACGGCCGGTGCCAAGCGGTGGCCGCGGCTGGTCACCCTGGAGCCACGTTACGCGGAGGCGCTGCCCGAGCTGGTGCTCGGCATCGGCGCGCAGCGGCTGTTCAAGCTGGCGCTCAAGCAGTTCACCCCGAAACCGGGGCCGCCGCAGGTGTCGATCGCGCACATCCACCAGGTCCGGGTCAGCGTCCGCGAGCACGCCGAGCTGCTGCGCGACCGGTTGCGCCGGGCCGGGGTGGCCACCTTCAGCCTGCTGGTCGCCGACTGTGCGAACACGCTGGAGGTGGTCGCCCGCTTCCTGGCCCTGCTGGAGCTGTACCGGCAGAATCTGATCGACTTCGAGCAGCCGGTGTCGCTGGACGAGCTGACCGTGCGCTGGATCGGCGGCGATCAGGAGGCGGCTGAGCTGACCGTCGATGACTACGAGGGCAGTCCGGAGAAGATCGGCGACAAACCGGACCAATCGGCGGGTTCCGGGGCTGATGATGGCGGAGAGGCCGACACCGGTTCGGAGGATTCCCCGGCTGGTTCGGACGATTCGCCCGCGAGCGAGCTTGACGTCGCCGCCCCGGCTAGCGATCTTGGCGAGGGCGACGAGGCGGCCCTGGAGGAGAAACAGCAGTGA
- a CDS encoding alpha/beta fold hydrolase: MTRTAEVNGITVSFDDAGIGPAFVLVHGHPFDRSMWRPQVASLTAAGYRVVTADLRGYGRSTVVPGLTTLETFARDTFALADHLGLDEVVLAGLSMGGQIAMECYRLFPERIAGLVLADTFAQGETPEGHAHRNRVADQLLAEGMAGYVAENLSKMLAAYNVEAMPDVADHVRTMMLNAPPAGAAAALRGRAERQDYQELLTNVTVPSLIVVGRDDEFTPVADAELMHRLIPGSTLAVIDNAGHLPNLEQPATFNAALHAFLEQ, from the coding sequence ATGACGCGCACGGCAGAGGTCAACGGGATCACGGTCAGCTTCGACGACGCCGGCATCGGCCCGGCCTTCGTCCTGGTCCACGGGCACCCGTTCGACCGCTCGATGTGGCGGCCGCAGGTGGCCTCGCTGACCGCCGCCGGCTACCGGGTGGTCACCGCCGACCTGCGCGGCTACGGCCGCTCCACGGTCGTGCCCGGGCTGACCACGCTGGAGACCTTCGCCCGGGACACCTTCGCCCTCGCCGACCACCTCGGCCTCGACGAGGTGGTGCTGGCCGGGCTGTCGATGGGCGGCCAGATCGCGATGGAGTGCTACCGGCTCTTCCCGGAGCGGATCGCCGGCCTGGTGCTGGCCGACACCTTCGCGCAGGGCGAGACCCCGGAGGGCCACGCCCACCGCAACCGGGTCGCCGACCAGCTGCTGGCCGAGGGGATGGCCGGCTACGTCGCGGAGAACCTGTCGAAGATGCTGGCCGCCTACAACGTCGAGGCGATGCCGGACGTCGCCGACCACGTCCGCACCATGATGCTCAACGCCCCGCCGGCCGGCGCCGCGGCGGCCCTGCGCGGTCGCGCCGAACGCCAGGACTACCAGGAGCTGCTCACCAACGTCACGGTCCCGTCCCTGATCGTCGTCGGCCGCGACGACGAGTTCACCCCGGTCGCCGACGCCGAGCTGATGCACCGCCTGATCCCCGGCTCCACCCTGGCGGTCATCGACAACGCCGGCCACCTCCCCAACCTGGAACAGCCGGCCACCTTCAACGCCGCCCTGCACGCCTTCCTGGAGCAATGA
- a CDS encoding RNA ligase RtcB family protein — protein sequence MVVSVLSASVAIFASASSWIESTALDQCHQVAALPGMKHVAGMPDLHPGKGAPIGAAMSSSVLYPFLVGSDIGCGIAVFPIKLKRVVPEKLAARFPDLDEADHAFFDVADVPGGWTESLGTVGRGNHFVELARVGTVFDSDHATRLGLAAGDTVLIVHSGSRGLGERILRAHTEVHGAGPAADPAAYLAAHDDAVRWGSLNRRVMAARVADALGAAYQEPIVDECHNSVELRDGLYLHRKGAADGDRRDVLIAGTRGTPSFLVAGHAGEDAGWSVAHGAGRKMSRADALRRGKVKHTVEELRRTPVGSLVVCGDRQLLFEEAPTAYKRIEQVVGDLVEHKLASRVVSTVPVVTYKTADRRR from the coding sequence ATGGTTGTGTCTGTTTTGTCTGCTAGCGTTGCTATTTTCGCGTCCGCTTCCAGCTGGATCGAGTCCACCGCCCTCGACCAGTGCCACCAGGTCGCCGCGCTGCCCGGCATGAAACACGTCGCCGGCATGCCCGACCTGCACCCCGGCAAGGGCGCCCCGATCGGCGCCGCGATGAGCTCCTCGGTGCTCTACCCGTTCCTGGTCGGCTCGGACATCGGCTGCGGCATCGCGGTCTTCCCGATCAAGCTCAAGCGGGTGGTGCCGGAGAAGCTCGCCGCCCGGTTCCCCGACCTCGACGAGGCCGACCACGCTTTTTTCGACGTGGCCGACGTGCCCGGCGGCTGGACCGAGAGCCTGGGCACCGTCGGCCGCGGCAACCACTTCGTCGAATTGGCCCGAGTCGGCACCGTTTTCGATTCTGACCACGCCACCCGGCTCGGCCTGGCCGCCGGCGACACCGTGCTGATCGTGCACAGCGGCTCGCGCGGGCTCGGCGAGCGGATCCTGCGCGCGCACACCGAGGTGCACGGCGCCGGGCCGGCCGCCGACCCGGCGGCCTACCTGGCCGCGCACGACGACGCGGTCCGCTGGGGCTCGCTCAACCGGCGGGTGATGGCGGCCCGGGTCGCCGACGCGCTCGGCGCCGCCTACCAGGAGCCGATCGTCGACGAGTGCCACAACTCGGTGGAGCTCCGCGACGGTCTCTACCTGCACCGCAAGGGCGCGGCTGACGGCGACCGGCGGGACGTGCTGATCGCCGGCACCCGCGGCACGCCGTCGTTCCTGGTGGCCGGGCACGCCGGCGAGGACGCCGGCTGGTCGGTCGCGCACGGCGCGGGACGCAAGATGTCCCGGGCCGACGCCCTGCGGCGCGGCAAGGTCAAGCACACGGTCGAGGAGCTTCGGCGTACGCCGGTCGGCTCGCTGGTCGTGTGCGGTGACCGGCAGCTGCTGTTCGAGGAGGCGCCGACCGCGTACAAGCGGATCGAGCAGGTGGTCGGCGACCTGGTCGAGCACAAGCTGGCCAGCAGAGTGGTGAGCACCGTGCCGGTGGTCACCTACAAGACCGCGGACCGGCGCCGATGA
- the scpB gene encoding SMC-Scp complex subunit ScpB has protein sequence MSDERPDSLAAQMGAWVPPWERRQDEPDRGFQAESEEPVRSRDAESEEPVRGPEAESEEPVRSREADSEEPVRGPEAVDAPQLLPEDDGEEPEPTEVEVGPELPLPEPIEEAEEAPEADDEPESVPVDAPARPEFDEASAAGYLAGRHDATAALAADVTDVTPAPPMVPAQATGPREADGRTAKVLDDAELTAALEAILLVVDEPTSELKLAEVLEQPVERVARTLDDISARYTAAGHGFDLRRAAGGWRLYTRPEYAEYVERFVLDGQSVRLTQAALETLAVVAYKQPVTRSRISAIRGVNCDGVMRTLVTRGLIEECGTEPETGAYLYRTTALFLEKLGLNSVDQLPPLAPFLPDDVEEVLDASG, from the coding sequence GTGAGCGACGAGCGTCCCGACTCCCTGGCCGCGCAGATGGGCGCGTGGGTGCCACCGTGGGAGCGCAGGCAAGACGAGCCGGACCGCGGGTTCCAGGCTGAGTCGGAGGAGCCGGTCCGGAGCCGGGACGCCGAGTCCGAGGAGCCGGTCCGGGGCCCGGAGGCTGAGTCCGAGGAGCCGGTCCGGAGCCGGGAAGCCGACTCCGAGGAGCCGGTCCGAGGCCCGGAGGCGGTCGACGCGCCGCAGCTGCTCCCGGAGGACGACGGCGAGGAGCCGGAGCCGACCGAGGTCGAGGTGGGGCCGGAGCTGCCGCTGCCCGAGCCGATCGAGGAAGCCGAGGAGGCCCCGGAGGCGGACGACGAGCCGGAGAGCGTGCCGGTCGACGCGCCGGCCCGGCCGGAGTTCGACGAGGCGTCCGCGGCCGGCTATCTGGCCGGGCGCCACGACGCGACGGCCGCGCTGGCCGCGGATGTCACGGACGTCACGCCCGCGCCGCCCATGGTGCCGGCGCAGGCGACCGGGCCGCGGGAGGCCGACGGCCGTACCGCAAAGGTCCTGGATGACGCCGAGCTGACCGCGGCCCTGGAGGCGATCCTGCTCGTCGTCGACGAGCCGACCAGCGAGCTGAAGCTGGCCGAGGTGCTGGAGCAGCCGGTCGAGCGGGTGGCCCGGACGCTGGACGACATCTCCGCGCGGTACACCGCCGCCGGGCACGGGTTCGACCTGCGGCGCGCGGCCGGTGGCTGGCGGCTCTACACCCGTCCGGAGTACGCGGAGTACGTGGAGCGGTTCGTGCTCGACGGGCAGTCGGTGCGGCTGACCCAGGCGGCGCTGGAGACACTCGCCGTGGTCGCCTACAAGCAGCCGGTGACCAGGTCGCGCATCTCGGCCATCCGCGGTGTGAACTGTGACGGCGTGATGCGTACGCTGGTCACTCGTGGCCTGATCGAGGAGTGCGGCACCGAGCCGGAAACCGGGGCATACCTGTACCGGACGACCGCTCTGTTCCTGGAGAAGCTCGGCCTGAACTCGGTCGATCAGCTGCCGCCGCTCGCTCCGTTCCTGCCCGACGATGTGGAAGAAGTACTCGATGCCTCAGGCTGA
- a CDS encoding AMP-binding protein yields MPLLDALLQDADVADFVVTPDQRVSRHELLGWAAALAEELSGKRIVAVNATPDLSTVVAVTAALLAGVPIVPIPPDAGDLERAHILNDSGAELIEAGPRRSGSVPPEPDPGLPGLVLYTSGTTGAPKGVVISRAALAADLDALAAAWQWTADDTLVHGLPLYHVHGLVLGVLGPLRIGSRLRHTTKPTPSAYAEAPGSMYFGVPTVWSRVAADPAAARALRRARLLVSGSAPLPVPVFDALAELTGQAPVERYGMTETLITVSARADGERRAGHVGLPLAGIHTRLVDEVGNPLPDDGVSIGNLQVCGPTLLDGYLRGDGVRPAELIDGWFPTGDVATIGPDGWHRIVGRASTDLIKSGGYRIGAGEVEDALLLHPAVHEAAVVGTPHLDLGEQVTAFVVADPVAPDELIAFVAERLAAHKRPRIVHLVPRLPRNAMGKVQKKQLMTG; encoded by the coding sequence ATGCCTCTGCTCGATGCGCTGCTGCAGGACGCCGACGTCGCCGACTTCGTGGTCACCCCGGATCAGCGGGTCAGCCGCCACGAGCTGCTGGGCTGGGCCGCGGCGCTCGCCGAGGAGCTGAGCGGCAAGCGGATCGTCGCGGTGAACGCGACGCCGGACCTCTCGACGGTGGTCGCGGTGACGGCCGCCCTGCTGGCCGGGGTGCCGATCGTGCCGATTCCGCCGGATGCCGGGGACCTGGAACGCGCGCACATCCTCAACGACTCCGGCGCCGAGTTGATCGAAGCCGGACCGAGACGATCCGGCAGCGTGCCGCCGGAGCCCGACCCCGGCCTGCCCGGCCTGGTGCTGTACACCAGCGGCACGACCGGCGCGCCGAAAGGCGTGGTGATCTCCCGCGCCGCGCTCGCCGCCGACCTGGACGCCCTGGCCGCCGCGTGGCAGTGGACCGCCGACGACACGCTCGTGCACGGCCTGCCGCTCTACCACGTGCACGGGCTGGTGCTGGGCGTGCTCGGCCCGCTGCGGATCGGTTCCCGGCTGCGGCACACGACAAAGCCCACCCCTTCCGCGTACGCCGAAGCACCCGGCTCGATGTACTTCGGCGTCCCCACCGTGTGGTCGCGGGTCGCCGCCGACCCGGCCGCCGCCCGCGCGTTGCGCCGGGCCCGGCTGCTGGTCTCCGGCAGCGCCCCGCTGCCGGTCCCGGTCTTCGACGCGCTCGCCGAGCTGACCGGCCAGGCCCCGGTCGAGCGGTACGGGATGACCGAGACCCTGATCACGGTCAGCGCCCGAGCCGACGGCGAACGCCGGGCCGGCCACGTCGGCCTGCCGCTGGCCGGGATACACACCCGGCTGGTCGACGAGGTCGGCAACCCGCTGCCGGACGACGGGGTGAGCATCGGCAACCTGCAGGTCTGCGGCCCCACCCTGCTCGACGGCTACCTGCGCGGCGACGGCGTGCGCCCGGCCGAGCTGATCGACGGCTGGTTCCCGACCGGGGACGTGGCCACCATCGGCCCGGACGGCTGGCACCGGATCGTCGGCCGGGCCTCCACCGACCTGATCAAGAGCGGCGGGTACCGGATCGGCGCCGGCGAGGTGGAGGACGCGCTGCTGCTGCACCCGGCGGTGCACGAGGCGGCCGTGGTCGGCACCCCGCACCTGGACCTGGGTGAGCAGGTGACCGCGTTCGTGGTGGCCGACCCGGTCGCCCCGGACGAGCTGATCGCCTTCGTGGCCGAGCGCCTGGCCGCCCACAAACGGCCGCGGATCGTCCACCTGGTGCCCAGGTTGCCGCGGAACGCAATGGGAAAGGTCCAGAAAAAGCAGCTCATGACCGGTTAG
- a CDS encoding purple acid phosphatase family protein, producing MTFTVDEFSEWNQQLLSRQPVTRRSLLLAATAAGLTGQFGLAQRAFAVAGGTAGSAGVVVSGRHLSFVPGAGDLPRDAMAVTAQLVSRTGSLPAKLRAFVDVGDAPGTYGTRVEAAIKHLVGQYAIPGGPIGSQFYAKASLKGLKPNTVYHYRVRLSDGTVTGDAHFTTAPEAATPFTFTAFADVGTNTAPKDPAYAWKKPHAGWPKGIFDDNAYGAADPIAGKYATDKTPAATITKLMGTQRPAFTLLAGDICYANPSGTGLPADDTTALTGKAPAGKNLFNPYVWDVFLNQIEPQAAFTPWMFATGNHDMEPLYGNTTYLGGSPTHGYGGHVQRLDFPATGPKGCPSVYRFRYGNVGVISLDANELSWELQSNTGYSGGAQVTWLTSTLKAWRAAGSGVDFIVAFFHHCAFSTAHNHASDGGVRAAVDPLFTKYQVDLAVQGHNHLFERTDPIRHGKRTKAAPDGATVLPAQDGVTYVCVGSGGRPRYPFRPAPGPDAPPPAGVTPKGERKLPEGQRYRGHKPSGKENTSSTVDNSYFWTKDKGKPKKGKGAPTGGRVPESVDWSQVRYDGYAFIAVDVAPPVATGGSTTMTVRTLADALPGSGKPYSEIDRIVLKRTSGLTIAG from the coding sequence GTGACTTTCACGGTCGACGAGTTCAGCGAATGGAACCAGCAACTTCTCTCCCGGCAGCCGGTGACCCGCCGGTCGCTGCTGCTGGCCGCGACCGCGGCCGGCCTGACCGGCCAGTTCGGCCTGGCCCAGCGCGCCTTCGCGGTGGCCGGCGGGACGGCGGGCAGCGCCGGGGTGGTGGTCTCCGGCAGACACCTGTCCTTCGTGCCGGGCGCGGGTGACCTGCCCCGCGACGCGATGGCGGTGACCGCCCAGCTGGTCAGCAGGACCGGGTCGCTGCCGGCCAAGCTGCGCGCCTTCGTCGACGTCGGCGACGCGCCCGGCACGTACGGCACCCGGGTCGAGGCCGCGATCAAGCACCTGGTCGGGCAGTACGCCATCCCCGGCGGCCCGATCGGCAGCCAGTTCTACGCCAAGGCGTCCCTCAAAGGGCTGAAGCCGAACACGGTCTACCACTACCGGGTGCGGCTCTCCGACGGCACGGTCACCGGCGACGCGCACTTCACCACCGCACCCGAGGCGGCCACCCCGTTCACCTTCACCGCGTTCGCCGACGTCGGCACCAACACCGCGCCCAAGGACCCGGCGTACGCCTGGAAGAAGCCGCACGCCGGCTGGCCGAAGGGGATCTTCGACGACAACGCGTACGGGGCGGCCGACCCGATCGCCGGCAAGTACGCCACCGACAAGACGCCGGCCGCCACGATCACCAAGCTGATGGGCACCCAGCGGCCCGCGTTCACCCTGCTGGCCGGCGACATCTGCTACGCCAACCCGTCCGGGACCGGGCTGCCGGCCGACGACACCACCGCGCTGACCGGCAAGGCCCCGGCCGGGAAGAACCTGTTCAACCCGTACGTCTGGGATGTCTTCCTGAACCAGATCGAGCCGCAGGCGGCGTTCACGCCGTGGATGTTCGCCACCGGCAACCACGACATGGAGCCGCTCTACGGCAACACCACCTACCTGGGCGGCAGCCCCACCCACGGGTACGGCGGGCACGTGCAGCGCCTCGACTTCCCGGCCACCGGCCCGAAGGGCTGCCCGTCGGTCTACCGGTTCCGGTACGGCAACGTCGGGGTGATCTCGCTGGACGCCAACGAGCTGTCCTGGGAGCTGCAGTCGAACACCGGTTACTCCGGCGGCGCGCAGGTCACCTGGCTGACCTCGACGCTCAAGGCGTGGCGGGCCGCCGGGTCCGGGGTCGACTTCATCGTGGCGTTCTTCCACCACTGCGCCTTCTCCACCGCGCACAACCACGCCTCGGACGGCGGGGTGCGCGCCGCGGTCGACCCGCTGTTCACCAAGTACCAGGTGGACCTGGCCGTGCAGGGGCACAACCACCTGTTCGAGCGGACCGACCCGATCCGGCACGGCAAGCGGACCAAGGCCGCCCCGGACGGCGCGACCGTGCTGCCGGCGCAGGACGGGGTCACCTACGTCTGCGTCGGCTCCGGCGGGCGGCCCCGCTACCCGTTCCGCCCGGCGCCCGGCCCGGACGCGCCGCCCCCGGCCGGGGTCACCCCGAAGGGCGAGCGGAAACTGCCCGAGGGGCAGCGCTACCGCGGCCACAAGCCGAGCGGCAAGGAGAACACCTCCTCGACCGTGGACAACAGCTACTTCTGGACCAAGGACAAGGGCAAGCCGAAGAAGGGCAAGGGCGCGCCGACCGGCGGCCGGGTGCCCGAGTCGGTGGACTGGTCGCAGGTCCGCTACGACGGCTACGCCTTCATCGCGGTCGACGTGGCGCCGCCCGTGGCGACCGGCGGCAGCACCACGATGACCGTGCGCACCCTGGCGGACGCGCTGCCCGGCAGCGGGAAGCCGTACAGCGAGATCGATCGGATCGTGCTCAAGCGGACCTCGGGGCTGACCATCGCCGGGTGA
- the prfH gene encoding peptide chain release factor H gives MSVHLLMSAGRGPQECSWALAQLLRRLEADARSLSVVVERVETVAGERPGTYRSVLLRISDDRFAASWTGTLCWQAPSPYRTGPGRKNWYVTAQPCQVGVPRTAFDESEVDVVAIRTGGPGGQHRNKASTAVRATHRPTGTVVVVDTERQFTLNRRIALRLLRDRLAQSDVAAGQDVVTARWRIHDDLVRGDPARVERL, from the coding sequence ATGAGCGTGCACCTGCTGATGTCGGCGGGCCGGGGGCCGCAGGAGTGCTCGTGGGCCCTCGCCCAGCTGCTGCGGCGCCTGGAGGCCGACGCCCGGTCACTGTCCGTCGTGGTCGAACGGGTGGAGACGGTCGCGGGGGAGCGGCCCGGCACCTACCGCTCGGTGCTGCTGCGGATCTCCGACGACCGGTTCGCGGCGTCCTGGACCGGGACGCTGTGCTGGCAGGCGCCCAGCCCGTACCGGACCGGGCCCGGCCGCAAGAACTGGTACGTCACCGCCCAGCCCTGCCAGGTCGGCGTCCCGCGCACCGCCTTCGACGAGTCCGAGGTGGACGTGGTGGCGATCCGGACCGGCGGGCCGGGCGGCCAGCACCGCAACAAGGCCAGCACCGCGGTCCGGGCCACCCACCGCCCGACCGGCACGGTGGTGGTCGTCGACACCGAGCGGCAGTTCACCCTGAACCGCCGGATCGCCCTGCGGCTGCTCCGCGACCGCCTCGCACAGTCCGATGTCGCCGCAGGCCAGGACGTGGTCACCGCCCGCTGGCGGATTCACGACGACCTGGTCCGCGGCGACCCGGCCCGGGTCGAGCGGCTCTGA
- a CDS encoding SDR family NAD(P)-dependent oxidoreductase → MGNTMQNRVALVTGGSRGIGAAVALRLAADGHDVAITFQRNTSRADEIVERIRQSGRRAVAFQADSADPDAVVAAVNGAAAAFGRLDILVNNAALFLAGPIDQVGPDDLDRTVAVNIRAPFVAAQAAVRHLTAGGRIINIGSNVAVRAAFPGFALYSMSKTALVGLTKALGRELGPRAITVNLVHPGATDTEMNPADGPMAGTINEVTALGHYADPADIAAVVAFLASPDACYVTGAAINADGGFTA, encoded by the coding sequence ATGGGAAACACGATGCAGAACAGGGTGGCCCTGGTGACCGGCGGCAGCCGGGGAATCGGGGCCGCCGTCGCCCTGCGGCTCGCCGCGGACGGCCATGATGTGGCGATCACCTTTCAGCGGAACACGTCGCGGGCCGACGAGATCGTCGAGCGGATCCGGCAGTCCGGCCGCCGGGCCGTCGCATTCCAGGCCGACAGCGCCGACCCGGACGCGGTGGTCGCCGCGGTGAACGGCGCCGCCGCCGCATTCGGGCGGCTGGACATTCTGGTGAACAATGCCGCGCTGTTCCTGGCCGGCCCGATCGACCAGGTCGGCCCGGACGATCTCGACCGGACCGTCGCGGTCAACATCCGCGCCCCGTTCGTCGCCGCGCAGGCCGCGGTGCGGCACCTGACCGCCGGCGGCCGCATCATCAACATCGGCAGCAACGTGGCGGTCCGGGCGGCGTTCCCCGGCTTCGCGCTCTACTCGATGAGCAAGACCGCCCTGGTCGGCCTGACCAAGGCACTCGGCCGGGAGCTGGGCCCGCGGGCCATCACGGTCAACCTGGTGCACCCCGGCGCGACCGACACCGAGATGAACCCGGCCGACGGCCCGATGGCCGGAACGATCAACGAGGTCACCGCTCTGGGCCACTACGCGGACCCGGCGGACATCGCGGCGGTGGTCGCTTTCCTGGCCTCCCCGGACGCCTGTTATGTGACCGGCGCCGCCATCAACGCCGACGGCGGATTCACCGCCTGA
- a CDS encoding permease-like cell division protein FtsX has translation MSDVSVPPGEPAEKPAPKTPSGRFLAPEPAPQPSRGWVLPALLALVVGAGATFGGLWLAGWRQAPEHQYNLLVVLKLDATPQQKDAAKATLTDLPGRSSDVVLVSKAESYANAQKTYAGTEELKKLTEATTPESFKVSSVGTTFSCSPLLPLADQGVSSLSIVQLETADEPGAKITC, from the coding sequence GTGAGTGATGTTTCCGTGCCGCCGGGTGAGCCGGCCGAGAAGCCGGCGCCGAAGACCCCGTCCGGGCGTTTCCTGGCGCCCGAGCCCGCCCCGCAGCCGAGCCGCGGGTGGGTGCTGCCGGCCCTGCTCGCGCTGGTCGTCGGGGCCGGCGCGACCTTCGGCGGGCTGTGGCTGGCCGGCTGGCGGCAGGCCCCCGAGCACCAGTACAACCTGCTGGTGGTGCTGAAACTGGACGCCACCCCGCAGCAGAAGGACGCCGCCAAGGCGACCCTGACCGACCTGCCCGGCCGCAGCAGCGACGTCGTGCTGGTCAGCAAGGCCGAGTCGTACGCGAACGCGCAGAAGACCTACGCCGGCACCGAGGAGCTCAAGAAGCTCACCGAGGCGACCACGCCGGAGTCGTTCAAGGTGAGCAGCGTCGGGACGACCTTCAGCTGCTCCCCGCTGCTGCCGCTGGCCGACCAGGGCGTCTCCAGCCTGAGCATCGTCCAGCTGGAGACCGCGGACGAGCCGGGCGCGAAGATCACCTGCTGA
- a CDS encoding pseudouridine synthase encodes MWKKYSMPQADTAERLQKVLAAAGVGSRRACEDLIFRRRVTVNGRVAKLGDKVDPASAEIYVDGARVITNTKLVYVALNKPRGVVASLDDEKGRTELADFLQGNFEQRLFHVGRLDADSEGLLLLTNDGALAHKLMHPSYEVSKTYLAEVLGPLPRTVGRRLQAGVELEDGPAKVDSFRLVDAIGKTAQVEITLHEGRKHIVRRMMDEVGHPVTRLIRTAVGPIRLGDLRPGGFRHLSNAEVAALFKAVGDEV; translated from the coding sequence ATGTGGAAGAAGTACTCGATGCCTCAGGCTGACACCGCCGAACGCCTCCAGAAAGTCCTGGCCGCGGCCGGTGTTGGATCCCGCCGCGCCTGCGAAGACCTGATCTTCCGGCGGCGCGTCACGGTCAACGGCCGGGTTGCCAAGCTCGGCGACAAGGTCGACCCCGCCTCCGCCGAGATCTACGTGGACGGCGCCCGGGTGATCACCAACACCAAGCTGGTCTACGTCGCGCTGAACAAGCCCCGCGGCGTGGTCGCCAGCCTGGACGACGAGAAGGGCCGCACCGAACTCGCCGACTTCCTGCAGGGCAACTTCGAGCAGCGGCTGTTCCACGTCGGCCGGCTGGACGCCGACTCGGAGGGCCTGCTGCTGCTCACCAACGACGGCGCGCTCGCCCACAAGCTGATGCACCCGTCCTACGAGGTCTCCAAGACCTACCTGGCCGAGGTGCTCGGGCCGCTGCCGCGGACCGTCGGCCGGCGGCTGCAGGCCGGTGTCGAGCTGGAGGACGGCCCGGCCAAGGTCGACTCGTTCCGCCTGGTCGACGCGATCGGCAAGACCGCGCAGGTGGAGATCACCCTGCACGAGGGCCGCAAGCACATCGTGCGGCGGATGATGGACGAGGTGGGGCACCCGGTGACCCGCCTGATCCGGACCGCGGTCGGCCCGATCCGGCTCGGTGACCTGCGCCCGGGCGGTTTCCGCCACCTGTCGAACGCGGAGGTCGCCGCCCTGTTCAAGGCGGTCGGCGACGAGGTGTGA